DNA sequence from the Vibrio sp. BS-M-Sm-2 genome:
GTAATCCAGCTTCAATCGCAAGCTTTTCGGCATGCGTTAGTACTTCATAAATACCACCACGCGCTTTGATTGAACCAGAAATCGGCAAGTGGCTGTCTTTCTTCATCATCAAGCGCCCTTTTATTGGCTGCTGATAATGAGCTTCTAATGCCAACTTCATTGCAGGGATATCGATAAGCTCAGATTCGATGATGCCATTCGTCACATGAGTTTCAGGAAATGCCTTCGCCAGATAAGGGGCAAACCTTTGTAACCTCAAACTCGCATCATGAATATCTTGTTCGCCCAATCCCACATAAGGTAAACCGCGCTCCAGAGTCGTCACATTTGGGTTAAACCAAACCACTTCTTCCAATGCAATTAATTGTTGAAGTAATGGGAAGTCTGAGATGAGTTTATCGATATTCAATTCAGTCATGGGTGACCTTCTCTGGTAAAGCGCGTACTGCGCAGGTTCAATCATTAGTAACACTATTTAAACGGGATTTTGGTGTTTGTTCAAACGACGAAAAATCACACTTACATGAACTAAATTCATCTATGACCTAATAGTTCGAGAATTAACTCAGCTAAAGCAAGTTATGATTAACTATAACTCATAGATAGAGCTATGATATGACATCCACGATGTGTATCGAATTCCTCTTGTTTGAACCAAGGTGCCCTTAACGACATGTATAGCGAAGACAACCTGTACTCCAAAAATCAACGCTTAAACAGCCACCAGCTGTCAAAACTGCACACGTTTGAAGTGGCGGCTCGACATGGTTCTTTTTCACTTGCAGCCCAAGAATTATCGATGACACCAAGTGCGGTTTCTCATCGTATCAACAAGCTCGAAAGAGAAATGGATATACAGCTGTTTGAACGTGCGCACCGAAAAATCGCTCTAACAAGCGAAGGCAAACGCATCTATGCCGCATTGAGCCGCACCTTGAATGATCTAAACCAAGAGATTTTAGATGTTAAGAACGACGAAATATCGGGCACACTCACGATCTATTCACGGCCGACATTTGCGCAGAGTTGGCTAGTACCTCGGATAGCGGACTTCAAACAACGTTACCCATCAATCACATTAAAGCTGCTAACGGGCAATGAAAATATCAGCTTTCAAGGACACGGTATCGATATTGCCATCTACTTCGATGATCTTTTTCCCGATAAACTTTTCTGCCAAGCATTCATGCACGAGAGCATGACTCCGGTTTGTAGCATTCAATACGCTGAGTTACACGGGCTTAATCAACAACCAGAGAACCTCAATAGAGCCACGTTACTGCATGACAACCAAGCATGGAACTACGATTCGAACCGCAATGAATGGGAAGTGTGGGCACAAGCGAACAAACTCAGCACTGTGCATTCAAACTCTAACATCGAGTTTGACCGTTCAGATCTCGCGATACTGGCAGCTATAAACAATGCAGGTATTGCCATTGGGCGATATAGCGTTGTATCGAAATATCTTAAAGACAATACGCTCATCGCACCGTTTGCTGAACCACCAGTTACGTGCAAACAACAGTATTATTTTGCGACGCCGTCAGAACACCAATCACCAAAAGTTAAAATGTTTATTGAGTGGGCTTTAGAGCAAAGAGATCAAATGTAGGTGTGTATGTTCGGATCGTGTGAGTAATACGGAGTACGTGGAATATGGGAATTCTTGGCACTTAACCTTCGCGGGCCTTTTACGAGCTTAGCTCCGGTGCTTTCTCAGGTTATTGACAGGTTGGCAATTAGCGCTGTTAATGAACTTGGTATTTCCAATATTAGCTTTGATGATCTGGTTGCCTAAAATAAGAAAACGCTCATCTTCGGCCAACAATAACAATAACAAGCAACAAGCAACAAGCAACAAGACAAACCTCTGCCGATGAAGAAGATGATTAAAAGCGGCGTAGCGTGGCAAGTAACGTTAGCGCTTGGGCCAAACAAGAAGGGTTACGGTGTCGCGACTCTATTGCTGACGACGGTTTTGATGTATTCACTTGGCGACAAACCAAATTTCCCTTTAAAGCGCTGACTAAAACGCCCTTCCGATTGGTAACCGCAAGACTGAGCCAACATCGCTACATTCTGTTGTCCGTTTTGCATCAGATAAAGCGCATGACTCAACCGAACTTCAGCCAACACCTCACGATATTGCATACCTTCCAATTTGAGCTTTCGAATCAGCGTTGCTCGGCTCATTGCAAAACGCTCCGCCACTGACTCTAGCGGATGCTTCTCATCTGGTGAGAGTGAAAGATAATGGCTGAGCTTTTGGCTAAACGAAACGTTGGCACTGGCAAACAATCGATGCAGCACCGCTTTTTCAGCTAATTGCTGGTACAAGCCCTGCAACCAAAACTGTTGAGTCTCTTTGCTCATGCTCTGTGTATCAAACGAGAACAGCGCGTTGAGTGAGTCTTGTAAGTTTCGATCCGCTTTCACTGTAGGCAGTCCCAGATCATTCGAACGTTCCTCACTTAAATCAAGCATCGCCTGAGAAGGTTGGAATTGAAAGCTGAATACTCGCGACAAGAAACGCCCTTTGTGGGGCATGTTCTCAAAACTTAGTGAAGCTGATACCTCACACAACAGCAGCTCAGAATGTGAGAGCTCTACCGCCGAATCTTTCCAAAACAGGCGCTTACTGCCTGTAATGATCTGAATGATACTAGGGGATAGAATCCTCACATTACGCAGCTTTTGTAACTGCTCTGCACGAAAGATCGTGACTTGATATTGATGATTCATCTCATCCCCTTGTTTACTTATTATCAACTTGTATAAGCTATTAACGTGTATAAGTTGCGGTCAATTTCGCTTTGTCTAAAGCCATACTGTTCAACGTGAACCCAACCACTGCCGACGGCGTATTTTCGTCTAGGTTAAGTTTGTCCGTTGGCAGTGCCCAAACCGTGAACTGGTAGCGGTGCATGCCATCTTTTTCCGGAGGACAAACGCCACCGTATCCAACTGTGCCGTAATCAATACGACCTTCTTTGCCGCCGACTTTAGAGATGTCGACACCGCGAGGTAACTCGTTCACAGTTGCAGGGATATCAAACGCAACCCAGTGCCAGAAGCCACTTTCAGTCGGTGCATCTGGGTCATAAGCCGTGATTGCAAAGCTTTTGGTACCTGCTGGTGCATCTTTCCACATCAACTGTGGTGATAGGTTTTCGCCATCACAACCCCAGCTTGAGTATTCAAAGGTCTTCGCCATTGGATGACCTTCTTGAATGTCATTACTCGTTAGTTCAAACGCCTGGGCAGTGCCTACAGATAAAATGCTAATTACCAATACTGATTTAGTGATTGCTTTCATGATGGTGTTCCTCTGATTAGGTATGAACTCAGTATAGTCTGAGCAACCCGCAAGTGAATAACAATAAGTATACAATTAGCCAAATAGCACGTTCATAATGATACTTACTGCATTTTTCACCATTTTTGAAAAAACATTCAACAATTGCTATTAAAAGAGTACATATTGACGTGCAGGTTAGAAGTCATTTCCAAGACCTTTAGTCTTACCAAAGAGCCGTTAACGAAGATGACTAGCGTTATGGATTAACACTAACTAAGACTCGCCCCTAACTAATAGTCGCACCCTACTTATGGTCCCCATTTTGAAAGGCAGTCAGTAAATAAGCGATAAAGACCTTCTTACGTTTCGGCATCAACTTCCTGTCTGCATACACTAGGCTTACTGAAACTTCCGGCATCTCATATTCAGGTAACAAACGGATCAGCTTACCTGTTTTAAAGTGCTCACGACAAATGAATTCAGGAAGCACCGCTAAGCCGAGCCCATCCAAACATGCCGTTAAGCATGCCGTTATGGTATTCACCCGCAACTGACACGGCAGATCGATCAAAATTGACTCTCCGCCTTCTAATTGTAAATGCCACTTGGGTAGACGCGCCGCCTTGTTAACCACCTCAATCATTCTAAATGGCGGTTTAAGGTCATTGGGCGAAGAAATTTCACCGAACTGTTCTAAATACTCAGGGCTAGCTACCAATACACGCTTTGATGTTGTGAGGTAGCGAGAAACCAAGCTCGAGTCCACTAGCTCACCAATTTGCGCGTAAAGATCGATCCCCTCCGCAATGATGTCGACTTCTCGATTCGTCAATTCTAAGTTCAAAGTCACGTTTGGGTGCTCTTTTAGGAAGCTGTGGATGTACTTTGCTAATACTTGATGCCCCAACTCGACGGGCAACACAACATTCAACTGCCCTCGGACCAAATCCTGATTGGCTGAAACCTCTAACTCAGCTTGGTTCATGATCTCTTGCATCTGGACACTCGACTGATAAAAGCTCTCCCCCTCTGGCGTTAAGACTAAACTTCGAGTCGAGCGAGTGATCAACCTCACACCTAGGTGCTGTTCCAGCTCGTCTAGCTTCCGGCTGACGGTCGACTTGGTCATGTTCAATGCCTCAGCTGCGTGCGTGAAACTACCACAATCAACAACTTGCGTAAAAACAGTCACAGCATTTAAGTCCATCGTACTTCTCCCAAAGTGCTATTAGTTAGATTTTTGCAACAGTGTTTTCCTTTTTTCCTATCTTATCAATCAATCGAATTCATTTACAATTCGTTACATCTAAATAAAAACAAAATGAGAAATAAAAAATGACAGAGAACAACAACGCTTCGCAAACAGTAAGCAAAAAAAACGTAAAAAAGCTCCGCTTATTGCTACTGCGATCATGCTGTCATTGGGTTTAGCTGGCGCCGGATACTGGTACGGCTATGGTCAGTACTTTGAATCTACCGACAATGCTTATCTACAAGGCGACATCACAAATATTAGCCCTAAAGTATCAGGCTATATTGTTAAGTCTTACGTGAGTGATAACCAATCGGTTAAAGAAGGTGATTTATTAGTTCAAATCGATGACCGTGATTACCAAGCAGCCCTCGCTCAAGCTAATGCCCATTTATCCGTCGTACAATCCGACGTAAAGAACTTAATCGCCCAACATACGTTACAACGTAGCAAAATAAACCAAGCAGAAAGTGGCGTCGATTCCGCACAAGCAGAATATGAACGTGCTATCCAACAGGTGCAGCGCTCTCGCAGCTTGTTAAAACGCAATTACGCTTCTCAAGATGAAGTCGATAGCATGGTCGCTCAACAAAAAGTGACCCTTGCAGACTTAGAAGAAGCGAAAGCCAACCTTGTCGCAAGTAATGACCAACTCTTCGTTATTGCTAGCGAAATTGAACAAGCCAAAGCCTCAGTAACAGAAGCTCAGGCACAGCAAGATCAAGCACAGCTAAACCTTGACTACACCAAAGTCTACGCACCTACTGATGGCGTCATTGGTAAACGCAGTGTACGTGAAGGCTTGTTGATTCAAGCTGGTGCACCACTTATGAGTTTGGTACCAAACAACCAAGTGTGGATTGAAGCCAACTTCAAAGAGACACAGCTAAGTGGCATTCACAAAGGTCAGACGGTTGAAGTAGAACTGGATGCGTTCCCGGGGCAACCACTTGAAGGCGTGGTCGACAGCTTCTCCCCTGCAACTGGCGCCAAGTTTGCTCTACTGCCACCAGAAAACGCGACCGGTAACTTCACTAAAATCGTTCAACGTGTACCAGTGAAAATTACTATTCCTGATCAGCAAGAGTTGAAAGGTCGACTACTTCCTGGTTTGTCTGTGGTCGCGACCATCGATAAACGAGGCTAAACCATGAGTAACGCTGATGTTGTCACCCAAACCAATGATGATGGAGAGGTTTCAAGACGCCATTGGATCGCCCTATTTGGCGGCTTAATTGGCGCGTTTATGGCGATCTTGGATATTCAGATCACCAACTCGTCTCTCAAAGACATTCAAGGTGCGCTTTCTGCCACCTTAGATGAAAGTTCGTGGATATCTACGTCTTATCTAGTCGCAGAGATGATCGCTATCCCACTCAGTGGTTGGCTTTCAAAAGCACTTGGTAAACGTCGATATATCACGTGGACGACGGCCATCTTCACCCTCTCATCTTTGTTATGTTCATTTTCATGGAATATGACCTCGATGATCGTGTTCCGTGCGATGCAAGGCTTTAGTGGTGGCGCTTTAATTCCACTTGCCTTTTCTCTGGTGATACAGTTACTACCTGTCAACAAGCGCGCTGTGGGTATGGCACTGTTTGGTGTCACCGCAACGTTTGCTCCGTCGATTGGTCCTACGTTTGGTGGCTGGCTGACTGAGAACTTCTCGTGGCACTATATTTTCTACATCAATATTCCACCCGCCCTACTCGTGATCACCATGATTCGATACGGCTTGGAAGATGAAAAGCTTGACCTTGGTACGCTTAAAAAAGCCGATTGGTTTGGTATTGCGACCATGGCGCTGGGACTAGGTTGTCTAGAAGTAGTTCTAGAAGAAGGTAACCGTGAAGAGTGGTTCAGCTCAAGTTTTATCATTACACTTAGCATTATTTCTGCGGTGAGCTTGGTGTACTTCGTAATAAACGAACTGCAACACAAAAAGCCACTGGTGAACTTGCGGCTATTGCGTGATGGGCAGTTTGCGATGTCCTGTATCGCCTATTTGATTCTAGGGATGGCATTGCTTGGCTCTATCTATGTTCTGCCGATGTATCTCACTCAAATTCAGCAATATAACGCGATGGAAATTGGTGAAGTGTTAATGTGGATGGGTTTCCCACAACTTCTGATATTCCCAATTGTGCCCAAACTAACACAGATCATTAAGCCTAAGTACTTGGTTACCTTTGGCTTCGCGATGTTCGGTTTCAGTTGTTACGTAAATACACACATGACAATTGATTTTGGCGGGCAACAGCTGATTTTGTCTATGGTTCTACGTGCTATTGGTAGCCCGTTTATTATGGTTCCGCTGTCTTTGGTTGCGATGAAGAACATCAGCAAAATGGACACCCCTGACGCTTCGACCTTAACTAACGTAATGCGTAACTTAGGTGGCGCGTTCAGTATTGCGATTATCGCTACGCTGCTGGATAACAAAACCCGTGAGCATCTTGCACACATCAAAGAGTCGCTACCTTCTGTGAGTCAATTAGGTTGGCAAACCCTCAAAGACCAGCAAGCATTCTTTATTCAATCAGGAAGTGATGCCGCGACTGCGATGCAACAAGCGCAAGCAAGCCTACTTGGCACCATGCAACGTGACGCCGCTATCATGGCTTACAACGATGTATTCTTAATGATGACGGCATTCTTGGCGTTAGCCGCTGTGTTGATTCTTAATATGCGTGATTAGCGCTAGATTTTCGTTAAATAGAGCTTCAAGCAAAGAACAATATTTCGAATAAAAACTCGAACAATTAAATTGAGAGGTAAGCTTATCGACTTGCCTCTTTTTTATTTCTAAAACACGTATAACCCTACAAAAACCAGGCAAAAGTAACCTGCGTTTGAAGTCTTTCATAAATGTTATCGAATACTCCTTAATTACCAATAGTTTATTGAGTGTTTGTATGTGATATTGGCACCTTGACAATGTGCAACTTGACGCCTAAATTAAAAATAACATTTGGTATTGAGGAAAATGGATTTGACCTTACCACCTGACCTACGAGTTTTAATTGTCGACGACTCTAAGAGTGCAACTATTCTTATAAAGCAGCAACTCTCGAGCTTAGGCATTTCACATGATTGCATCTTTATTGCGACCGACTATCGACAAGCTATTAGAGCGGTCGAAACGCACTCTTTTCATGTACTCCTCATCGATTACCACTTAGAGCAATCCTTCACCGGGTTTGAGCTTTTGGGGATCCTGTATCGAAACAGGCTCATCGATCATACTGTGGCCACTATTCTTCTATCAGGGGATATGCGTCAAGAGACGGTATTAACCGCCCTTTCAGGTGAAGCTCACCATTTCATTTCTAAGCCGATTCATACTCAGATGCTGGGTAAAAAGATCCAAAGTGCTGTGTCCGAATCGCAGCAAATTGACCAACTAAATAGCCTATATCCTATTAACACGCCTGAAGTGCTTAAACAGGCGCTAGCGATTCCTAATAACCAAGTGAACGTACAATTCGAAGCGACACTGATCGAGCACTTAATCGCGGGTAAAAAGTGGGACTTGCTTTCAAATGTCCTCACGACTTCCAAAACAAAAATGCACCCGACCAAGTTGGTTGCAGAGGCATTGATTTTAGACAGCTTAGGTAAACCGAACCTAGCGATAGAGAAACTGCACAATTACTTGATTGTTCAGCCACTGTCATTAAACGTGATTGATTGCTTAAGCTGCATCTATGAAAAACATAAGATGTTACTGCCAGCGCTTAAGCTGGCGATACGAGCATTTGAAATGACACCGAGCATAAGCCATCGCGCAATTCGAGCGATCGACTTGGCCGAGAACGTGGACAACACGCACATGTTGATTAAGCTTGGGGAAATGTACGCAACCCACATTTCACCTGCCGACATGGATGTCATTCACTCTATTGGCTCGCACTTTAATTCGTTAAAAGCGACCTACCAGAGAGAGACGAAACTAAAGTACAAACGTATTTTGCTTGAACATGCCAACCAATTCACAGAGTTAGTGAACCTAAAGCTTCCTGTAAAACAACAGCATCAAGTTTTGGCTAGTCTAGCCCTCTTTCAAAGCAACATCTTGCTCGTAGAAAATAGTCCTCACGTTGCCCATAAAAAAGTGATTAGAGCCTCGACACTGTTAGCGAATAATTTCCACAGCCAACCAACTTACTTGCTTACCCAACTATTACCACTGCTCGTCCATTTTGGTGAGTACTCTCTTTATCACTTAGCGGTAGAATGTCTAAAATCTCGTGGAGAAACAGTAAGTCACAAACTTGAGTCCAAAAATGTCGACCCTTCAACGTGTATAAACATTGAAAACTTTGGGTCGATCCAGGAATTAAAGGACTACATTGACAGTTACCCATATTCAGTTGCCGCCAAACTTGACTATATATATGCAGTCCATAGAGCTCATATAGATGAGAAACTTAGCGACGACTATTTAGAAGAGATCTTACAATTAGAACTTCCTCCAAAATGGAATCAATGGATTAGTGATTCATCACGGTATGGTTTTTCCACTAAGCCGCCTAGCCCATTCTCAACATGCAGCCGACAGGAGTCCACATGCTAGACTTTGATGCTTTAAATGCCTATTTAGACAACGACAGAGAAGTCATTTACGCCGTTTTGTCTACCTATCAAGAAGATCATGGCAATTCGCTACAAGAAATCGAAGAGTTGGTTCAGCAACAAGATTGGGGCAAGCTTCATTTTACTGTACACACCTTAAAAGGCATCTTAGCCAGCTTTGGGGAAGAAACGGCCACTGTTGCATTAGAAAGAGTAGAACAAAACACACTCAATAAGCTTGCGCCGCAAAATGATGATCTTTCCGTTATCTACAGCGAAATTAAGATCATTAATCAGCAAATCGATGAGGTTCTTAGCACTTATTAGTCGATAGAATTAAGACTTACTTGGCGGTGCTTAATAGCCGAAACTGCAAAAGAGTTGAGATACTTCGAAACATTGAACCTCGACTCTTGCCATTTTTCTTATCATTTCCCCTCTCGATTATATAGCCAACCGACACCTATGAATTCATGTCAGTTATCTAGGGCAGGAAGTACATAACAGATGCTTTGTAAGCCAGCGATGTTGATGTTTTAAATGAAAAACAACACACTTGATAAGATGAAAATGGTTAAATATTTGTATACTTCTTTGTGACATAAGTTTGCGAAATTGCATTTTATTTATTGGTAAATAAGAAACTGCTATCTACACTCTAATGAAACCAAGCGTTAATCACTTAGTGGCATAATAATACAATAAAACGTTCAGTCGGCTAGATAAGGACAAGGAAATGGACAACGATAGTTTTGCTGCGTCTCAGGGGCTTACGGATGAAACACCCATTACCGAATCATTTTCTACCAGTGCAGACCCTTATGCTCATTATTTGAAGGATATTATAGGCATCGATCTACTGTCGCGTGAAGATGAGGTGTATTACGCAAAATTAAATCGCGCGGGTGATAAAAAAGCGCGCGATGTCATGATCGAATCAAACCTACGCCTTGTTGTTAAAATCGCAAAGAGTTACCTAAAACGTAAAGGTAATAATTTCACCCTGCTCGACCTGATCGAGGAAGGCAACATTGGCTTGATTAAGGCCATCGACAAATACGATCCAGAACCAGGCTATCGT
Encoded proteins:
- the dsdC gene encoding DNA-binding transcriptional regulator DsdC; this encodes MYSEDNLYSKNQRLNSHQLSKLHTFEVAARHGSFSLAAQELSMTPSAVSHRINKLEREMDIQLFERAHRKIALTSEGKRIYAALSRTLNDLNQEILDVKNDEISGTLTIYSRPTFAQSWLVPRIADFKQRYPSITLKLLTGNENISFQGHGIDIAIYFDDLFPDKLFCQAFMHESMTPVCSIQYAELHGLNQQPENLNRATLLHDNQAWNYDSNRNEWEVWAQANKLSTVHSNSNIEFDRSDLAILAAINNAGIAIGRYSVVSKYLKDNTLIAPFAEPPVTCKQQYYFATPSEHQSPKVKMFIEWALEQRDQM
- a CDS encoding LysR family transcriptional regulator, producing the protein MDLNAVTVFTQVVDCGSFTHAAEALNMTKSTVSRKLDELEQHLGVRLITRSTRSLVLTPEGESFYQSSVQMQEIMNQAELEVSANQDLVRGQLNVVLPVELGHQVLAKYIHSFLKEHPNVTLNLELTNREVDIIAEGIDLYAQIGELVDSSLVSRYLTTSKRVLVASPEYLEQFGEISSPNDLKPPFRMIEVVNKAARLPKWHLQLEGGESILIDLPCQLRVNTITACLTACLDGLGLAVLPEFICREHFKTGKLIRLLPEYEMPEVSVSLVYADRKLMPKRKKVFIAYLLTAFQNGDHK
- a CDS encoding Hpt domain-containing protein, encoding MLDFDALNAYLDNDREVIYAVLSTYQEDHGNSLQEIEELVQQQDWGKLHFTVHTLKGILASFGEETATVALERVEQNTLNKLAPQNDDLSVIYSEIKIINQQIDEVLSTY
- a CDS encoding helix-turn-helix transcriptional regulator; translation: MNHQYQVTIFRAEQLQKLRNVRILSPSIIQIITGSKRLFWKDSAVELSHSELLLCEVSASLSFENMPHKGRFLSRVFSFQFQPSQAMLDLSEERSNDLGLPTVKADRNLQDSLNALFSFDTQSMSKETQQFWLQGLYQQLAEKAVLHRLFASANVSFSQKLSHYLSLSPDEKHPLESVAERFAMSRATLIRKLKLEGMQYREVLAEVRLSHALYLMQNGQQNVAMLAQSCGYQSEGRFSQRFKGKFGLSPSEYIKTVVSNRVATP
- a CDS encoding DHA2 family efflux MFS transporter permease subunit, with amino-acid sequence MSNADVVTQTNDDGEVSRRHWIALFGGLIGAFMAILDIQITNSSLKDIQGALSATLDESSWISTSYLVAEMIAIPLSGWLSKALGKRRYITWTTAIFTLSSLLCSFSWNMTSMIVFRAMQGFSGGALIPLAFSLVIQLLPVNKRAVGMALFGVTATFAPSIGPTFGGWLTENFSWHYIFYINIPPALLVITMIRYGLEDEKLDLGTLKKADWFGIATMALGLGCLEVVLEEGNREEWFSSSFIITLSIISAVSLVYFVINELQHKKPLVNLRLLRDGQFAMSCIAYLILGMALLGSIYVLPMYLTQIQQYNAMEIGEVLMWMGFPQLLIFPIVPKLTQIIKPKYLVTFGFAMFGFSCYVNTHMTIDFGGQQLILSMVLRAIGSPFIMVPLSLVAMKNISKMDTPDASTLTNVMRNLGGAFSIAIIATLLDNKTREHLAHIKESLPSVSQLGWQTLKDQQAFFIQSGSDAATAMQQAQASLLGTMQRDAAIMAYNDVFLMMTAFLALAAVLILNMRD
- a CDS encoding YbhB/YbcL family Raf kinase inhibitor-like protein — its product is MKAITKSVLVISILSVGTAQAFELTSNDIQEGHPMAKTFEYSSWGCDGENLSPQLMWKDAPAGTKSFAITAYDPDAPTESGFWHWVAFDIPATVNELPRGVDISKVGGKEGRIDYGTVGYGGVCPPEKDGMHRYQFTVWALPTDKLNLDENTPSAVVGFTLNSMALDKAKLTATYTR
- a CDS encoding response regulator, encoding MDLTLPPDLRVLIVDDSKSATILIKQQLSSLGISHDCIFIATDYRQAIRAVETHSFHVLLIDYHLEQSFTGFELLGILYRNRLIDHTVATILLSGDMRQETVLTALSGEAHHFISKPIHTQMLGKKIQSAVSESQQIDQLNSLYPINTPEVLKQALAIPNNQVNVQFEATLIEHLIAGKKWDLLSNVLTTSKTKMHPTKLVAEALILDSLGKPNLAIEKLHNYLIVQPLSLNVIDCLSCIYEKHKMLLPALKLAIRAFEMTPSISHRAIRAIDLAENVDNTHMLIKLGEMYATHISPADMDVIHSIGSHFNSLKATYQRETKLKYKRILLEHANQFTELVNLKLPVKQQHQVLASLALFQSNILLVENSPHVAHKKVIRASTLLANNFHSQPTYLLTQLLPLLVHFGEYSLYHLAVECLKSRGETVSHKLESKNVDPSTCINIENFGSIQELKDYIDSYPYSVAAKLDYIYAVHRAHIDEKLSDDYLEEILQLELPPKWNQWISDSSRYGFSTKPPSPFSTCSRQESTC